In Flavobacteriales bacterium, the genomic stretch CTCGGTGGGCACAAAGCGCGACTGTGCGTTACCGACCGTGACGAGCCTGGCATTGAGTCGCTCCACATCGTCGAACGATTTCGAGAACCGAATGGCCGGGACCAACGACTGATACAGAATAGATACGGCAAAACCGATCGGGAAAATGAACCCACCTTGCCAAATGCTCAGATCGACCAGCAAGTCGTTCACGAAACAGAAACCCATGACGATCATCCCGAACAAAAACAGCACACTACCCGTCCGCCGAGCGCGAACGCCCAATATGAGTACATACAGGGCGTAGGTGTGAATCACCAGCGCCAAGGGCAGAATCACCAGTAAGTTGCTCGAAAAAACTTGGGTGGGCGATAAGGCGATAAAAAGGGCATCGAGAACGAGCACGACCGAAGTCAACTGAATAAGCCATCGTTTCACCTTACCGGGGAAAAAATCATCGATAAAGCGCAGGAACATCAGTAAAATGAAGGGGAAAAGCACGTAGAGAATGCGTAATCCGATCGCATACGGAAAGCCCGGAAACAGCTTGAACATGAGGGTTTCGGGACCAAGCAGCTCACGGAGTCCCCACCCAAAGCACATCAAGGCAAAATACAGCGGCCCTTTATCATCGAGCCTATAAAGCCAAATGCCGAAATAGTAGAATCCCATGATCAGGAGGATTCCAACCAAGAACGCTGAAAAGAACACCGCGCGTCCGTGGCATAGGCGTAATTGGATACGCGAAAAGTCAGCAGCACCGCCCCTGATGAATAGGTCGAAAACCTCACCACATCGGACAATACGCAGGGCTCCATCGCCTCCGACGTATCGATGCGACCCGACGAATAAATGCGTTCGCCGTTAACATAGAGGTCAAAGGCCGAATGTATGGTCGGTAGTTTAAGTGCATATCGGCCTACGGCCAGAAGCAGGTCTTTCACCTGGTAGGTGGCGTATCCGACATGGCGTGGGAGCAAATCGCCTGAGCCCGTGTAAGGCGCCCATGATCCCGGCACTTGGAGTGTATCGGCAGAGGTGTTGAATTCGGCCGGATCGCCAAACTCTTTCCACCGACAATACCAGGTGCCGGAGAGCCGCACGGGCCACTCGTCTTCTGTGACACCGCTCAAGTCTGCGCGACCCTCGGCTACGGGCACATCGGGCCGCGAGGCCCAAATAGGCGCAGCGAAGAACAAGTATAAAATGAAGACTATAGCGCGCAATGAATGGGGGTCTTAAGCCAACTCGAACTGGATCTCGGGTTGCAACCAGGCGCGATCGAGTAGTCCGATGGTGCCTTTGTGGCTGAAGTCCTTGGGTTCGTAGGCGTTCATAGGGTAGTGGTCGGTAAGCAAGCCCATTTGAATGAGTTGCCCGGCCACGAGTTCGGCGCAGTAGATCTTGCCCATGCCCGAAAAGCGATGGTAGTAGCGGCCGGTGGCCATTTCTATGCCCATATCGATCATGGACGGGAATACCGCGTCGTGCACGACCGGAATATAATTCTTAATGGCGTCGAACATCTTTTGGGTACGCTCGACGTGTAGTTGCACCAGGGCGAATTCGACATCGGATCCCGTGGCCAAGTTGGTGGTCAATCGCTTGTTGAGATCGACGATCATGGGGCCGGTCTTGGTTTTATTGAGAATAAGATCCGGCAAGTTGGTGAGGTCGTTCGATTCCCGGAACAGCAGTTCGGGGATGTTGCTACCGGTTAGGCCAATGTCCTTAGAACGGACGATCATACCGGAATGCGACCATTTACTGCCTTCGATGATCTCTATCAGGTTGCTGCTCGGGAATTTCCCGTGCATGAGGAGGATGTCACCAGTTTTTACGTGGGGTTCGAGCTCGGATCATTTGGAGGTCCACGGCGCGAGGGCGTTTTTAATGGGGTGTGCTTTGGATTTACTCATAATTAGGAGGATAACTGGGGTTAGTTTAATATTACTAATAAATCTCGGCGCTTATGTTCCTCAAGGAAAAAGAACTCAATTGGATCGTTAACGGAACGGCCTTTTTGGGCAGTGGCGGTGGTGGTGCTAAGACCACGGGTACTGCATTTGCACAGCTGATCATGCAGCTGACCGATGGAAAAAGAGTAGAGCTCGCCACGAGCGAGCATTTCGGCGCCATCAGCGCCATTGAGAGCGATCAGTACGATGCCATTTTCAAAGCCATTGATCAGGCCGCGCAGTGGCTCAAGGCAAATGAGCACGACCCTGTTTCGCTGATCTTTCCGATCGAGACCTGTCCGGAAAATACCCTGGCCCCGATGGTGGCCGCGGCCAAGTACGGCATTCCGGTATTCTATGGCGACGGGGGCGGACGTGCTGTTCCGGCCTTGCAATTGTCGGCTTTTGCCAACAGCAGCAACCCTTTTTGTCCGGCCTTCGTGACCAACGACAAGGGTGATTTCATGCACGTGAATACGGGCACGCCCGAGATGCTCGATGAGTTGTTGCGCCCGGTAACGGGCACCCCACAGTTTGGGAATTCGGTGAGCTTATAGCTGTGTTTGTGGCCGGCGAAAGAACTGGCCGACGAATGCGTACGGCATACGGTGACTCGTTCATTGGCCATGGGGGCGTTCTTGGAAGGGATCACGACCAAGAATCAAACTTTGGTCGATCAGTATAAAGCGGATTTAAACCAACTGAGTGCTCGTTTGGTAACTCATGGCGTTGTGACCGAATTCGTCGATAAAGAAACCGGGGCCTTTGACTTTGACACCATCGGCATTCAGGACCGCAAAACGGAGCAGCAATATACTGTACTGGCGCAGAACGAGAACTTGATCATGTACAGTGCGGAGGCGGACGGAACCATTTCGAATGCGCCGGACTCGATCAATTACATAACCCCACAAGGGATTTCCAAGACCAACAGTGCCTTGTCGAAAGGTGAGGAAATACTGGTGATCGAGATCGAATCGGACGCGCGTTTGCGAACCGAGCGAATCTATAAAGGATTCCAAACACTGGTGAACGGATTGGGCTACTACGGTAAGTTGCACACCACCCA encodes the following:
- a CDS encoding DUF917 family protein, producing MFLKEKELNWIVNGTAFLGSGGGGAKTTGTAFAQLIMQLTDGKRVELATSEHFGAISAIESDQYDAIFKAIDQAAQWLKANEHDPVSLIFPIETCPENTLAPMVAAAKYGIPVFYGDGGGRAVPALQLSAFANSSNPFCPAFVTNDKGDFMHVNTGTPEMLDELLRPVTGTPQFGNSVSL
- a CDS encoding DUF917 family protein, translated to MWPAKELADECVRHTVTRSLAMGAFLEGITTKNQTLVDQYKADLNQLSARLVTHGVVTEFVDKETGAFDFDTIGIQDRKTEQQYTVLAQNENLIMYSAEADGTISNAPDSINYITPQGISKTNSALSKGEEILVIEIESDARLRTERIYKGFQTLVNGLGYYGKLHTTHGHEYSGLGDLLSELIQP